A genomic stretch from Alloyangia pacifica includes:
- a CDS encoding right-handed parallel beta-helix repeat-containing protein has protein sequence MQQRLSPRPTSMIGLARARQGTRGVLMGLMIGTAVVFGGTASQAAERLVPIATTPKPGLQLEARKPAAASLGALSGDRLTDLVLSGVPSGDLSALAQSSDANGLREGARRLWEDLGLEGDGGDTTEHAPSQSVVFPTASGMPELSTGSAALALTRFTSLSGPVATGAIESASEGDDAIYLEKGAATIDGLIEARTPGISPAQGGVVLTRPLVIWQGASLQLSEGETLYLSREDGAYLLAFGEMSVEGATIASTTSHNPRVSQFAPFVAVAGQGVFRSNHARFVGLGAVSDRDAGQADSMSGLSISAGLLYRPDQASRILNSRFDDVHLVALSGVQDTVVSGNDFAGQYAGGLKVEDSPRALVSGNRMTTPGLYAAMHLRNLAEARIERNTIASAKGKGILIDGVSRSLKIEGNVVASAAGVGIELRGTTCSDLTSNLVLASGGNGIELSRTGDLEARRNVALFNGAAGVAMSSQVPGSKLALADNLIGRNREGVRGAGLSDLTLEGNRLPSQMPRLLGGELGLNQTAWLAARKENQSFNFSNGARQAASSACEGI, from the coding sequence ATGCAGCAGCGTTTGTCCCCCAGGCCGACGTCGATGATCGGACTGGCCCGCGCCCGACAGGGCACGCGTGGGGTTCTCATGGGCTTGATGATCGGAACCGCGGTGGTCTTCGGCGGCACGGCCTCCCAGGCCGCCGAGAGATTGGTGCCGATCGCGACCACGCCCAAACCGGGCCTACAGTTGGAGGCTCGCAAACCGGCGGCTGCGTCGCTCGGCGCGCTATCGGGCGATCGTCTCACGGATCTCGTGCTCTCGGGTGTGCCCTCCGGTGATTTGTCGGCCCTGGCTCAGTCCAGCGATGCAAACGGCCTTCGGGAAGGTGCGCGCCGGCTGTGGGAAGATCTCGGCCTCGAAGGGGACGGCGGCGATACGACAGAGCACGCGCCGTCGCAAAGCGTGGTATTCCCGACCGCGTCGGGGATGCCGGAACTCTCGACGGGCTCTGCGGCCCTGGCCTTGACGCGCTTCACCTCGCTGTCGGGTCCGGTCGCCACCGGCGCCATCGAGTCCGCATCGGAAGGTGATGACGCCATCTACCTCGAAAAGGGCGCGGCGACGATCGACGGCCTGATCGAGGCTCGAACACCGGGGATCAGTCCTGCGCAGGGCGGCGTTGTCCTGACCCGACCGCTGGTGATCTGGCAGGGTGCAAGCCTGCAGCTCAGCGAGGGCGAGACTCTCTACCTGTCGCGGGAAGACGGCGCGTACCTGCTCGCCTTTGGTGAAATGTCGGTCGAGGGCGCAACGATCGCGTCGACGACATCGCACAACCCTCGCGTTTCGCAGTTCGCACCGTTTGTCGCGGTGGCGGGGCAGGGGGTCTTCCGGTCGAACCACGCCCGCTTCGTCGGCCTCGGGGCCGTTTCGGACCGGGATGCCGGGCAGGCCGACAGCATGTCGGGGCTCTCGATTTCCGCCGGTCTGCTGTACCGGCCGGATCAGGCGTCCCGCATTCTCAACAGCCGCTTCGACGACGTCCATCTGGTCGCCCTCAGCGGCGTGCAGGACACCGTGGTGAGCGGCAATGATTTTGCGGGGCAGTACGCTGGCGGCCTGAAGGTCGAAGACAGCCCGCGGGCGCTTGTTTCCGGCAATCGCATGACGACGCCCGGCCTCTATGCGGCGATGCATCTGCGGAACCTTGCGGAGGCGCGTATCGAAAGAAACACGATCGCCTCGGCCAAGGGCAAAGGCATTCTGATCGACGGTGTCAGCCGATCGCTGAAAATCGAAGGAAACGTGGTCGCCAGCGCCGCAGGGGTTGGGATCGAATTGCGCGGGACAACCTGCAGCGATCTGACCTCGAACCTCGTGCTGGCATCTGGCGGCAACGGCATCGAGCTGAGCCGAACCGGCGACCTCGAAGCACGTCGGAACGTTGCGCTGTTCAACGGCGCGGCGGGGGTCGCGATGTCGAGCCAAGTGCCGGGAAGCAAGCTGGCTCTCGCGGACAATCTCATCGGGCGCAACCGCGAAGGCGTTCGCGGCGCAGGGCTGTCCGACCTCACGCTTGAGGGCAACCGTCTGCCAAGCCAGATGCCCCGTCTTCTGGGGGGTGAGCTTGGCCTGAACCAGACCGCATGGCTGGCGGCGCGCAAAGAAAATCAATCTTTCAACTTCTCCAACGGCGCACGGCAGGCCGCATCCTCTGCGTGTGAAGGGATCTGA
- a CDS encoding MBOAT family O-acyltransferase, with protein MVFASETFLFLFLPLFLVAYYLTPSKGRNLTILLGSYAFYGWWRIDFLFLLIATTVFTWMCGRMVDKRRDEGRAKPWLVLGLVGNLGVLGIFKYLGFFMDSLTGAFGTTPDQIGFHWQIILPIGVSFYVFQSISYLVDVWRKDAPADTGLIDFAAFIALFPQLIAGPILRFKDLADQFRDRRHTSEMFTDGMARFVIGLSKKVLLADAVAPLADLAFNNPDPASPLAWLGAVAYMLQLYFDFSGYSDMAIGLGMMMGFRFTENFATPYISRSITEFWRRWHISLSVWLRDYLYIPLGGNRHSTARTYFNLWIVMVLGGMWHGANWTFLVWGVWHGTWLALERARFVPRGDGPLSLARTLLVVLIGWVFFRAADMGQALDVLAGMVGLHGMVMPFDIAVQIRTEQLIFLCIALLIAAFEPRLNLWVRSVWASAPGSTMGGGTPEVAGSGGAASVASTNTLGAVLSSFVIAVLLVACVLRIAEASSTPFLYFQF; from the coding sequence ATGGTCTTCGCTTCCGAAACCTTCCTCTTCCTCTTTCTGCCGCTGTTCCTGGTGGCCTACTATCTGACCCCGTCCAAGGGTCGTAACCTGACGATCCTTCTGGGCAGCTACGCCTTCTATGGCTGGTGGCGGATCGATTTTCTGTTCCTGCTCATCGCGACCACGGTCTTCACCTGGATGTGCGGGCGCATGGTTGACAAGCGCCGCGACGAGGGGCGGGCAAAGCCGTGGCTGGTGCTCGGACTCGTCGGCAACCTCGGTGTTCTGGGGATCTTCAAGTACCTCGGCTTCTTCATGGACAGCCTGACCGGGGCGTTCGGAACGACGCCGGATCAGATCGGCTTTCACTGGCAGATCATCCTGCCGATCGGTGTCAGTTTCTACGTCTTCCAGTCGATTTCCTACCTCGTCGATGTATGGCGCAAGGATGCGCCGGCGGACACCGGACTGATCGATTTCGCGGCCTTCATCGCGCTCTTCCCGCAGCTGATCGCCGGTCCCATCCTGCGGTTCAAGGATCTTGCCGACCAGTTTCGCGACCGCCGTCATACGTCAGAGATGTTCACCGACGGCATGGCGCGGTTCGTGATCGGCCTGTCCAAGAAAGTCCTGCTGGCTGATGCCGTGGCACCGCTGGCGGACCTGGCCTTCAACAATCCCGACCCGGCCTCGCCGCTCGCCTGGCTTGGCGCGGTGGCCTACATGCTGCAGCTTTATTTCGACTTCTCGGGCTACTCCGACATGGCGATCGGCCTCGGCATGATGATGGGCTTCCGCTTCACCGAGAACTTCGCGACGCCCTATATCTCGAGGTCGATCACCGAGTTCTGGCGCCGCTGGCACATCTCGCTGTCGGTCTGGCTGCGCGACTATCTCTACATCCCGCTGGGCGGCAACCGTCACAGCACCGCGCGGACCTACTTCAACCTGTGGATCGTCATGGTGCTGGGCGGCATGTGGCACGGGGCAAACTGGACCTTCCTGGTCTGGGGCGTGTGGCACGGAACCTGGCTGGCCCTTGAGCGCGCCCGCTTTGTACCGCGCGGAGATGGCCCCCTGTCGCTGGCGCGAACCCTTCTGGTGGTGCTGATCGGCTGGGTGTTCTTCCGGGCGGCGGACATGGGACAGGCCCTCGATGTGCTGGCGGGCATGGTCGGACTGCACGGCATGGTGATGCCCTTCGACATCGCGGTGCAGATCCGGACCGAACAGCTGATTTTCCTGTGCATCGCGCTGCTGATCGCTGCCTTTGAGCCGAGGCTGAACCTCTGGGTGCGGTCCGTCTGGGCCAGTGCGCCGGGAAGCACGATGGGCGGCGGCACCCCCGAGGTGGCCGGATCGGGAGGCGCGGCCAGCGTCGCATCGACCAATACGCTCGGCGCGGTCCTGTCCAGCTTCGTGATCGCGGTTCTGCTAGTCGCCTGCGTGCTGCGCATCGCCGAAGCCTCTTCCACCCCCTTCCTCTACTTCCAGTTCTGA
- a CDS encoding alginate O-acetyltransferase AlgX-related protein — MIVTIARMAIPAALLAYSAWSAADALPNVGAQIEQAHWTAESWFDGKASAAIDSTWSDALPHRDFASGIVGAGRWLALGEGKDGVVPGRDGWLFTAEEARSMPEPLSASLARIAVLEETLNEMGVSLTIVPLAAKADIYRDETRNPSMANDLEARYDQVLASLRAMGMDTIDSRTALVSEAEVSQVFYASDTHWTRDGAAAVARAIAADLPGGDTVFEPVETETVAFHGDLTKFITTEAYANAIGLKEETARLFKAEAAASEDGADIFGSGDDLFAASALPTVLVGTSYSANPDWSFQESLKIAMQSDIVNYAEEGRGPVKPFLKMLADPAFRDTPPQRVIWEIPVRYLSDPSIWEPEEAQKDQPILAGGMLTDELARIDADAPVSLQAAAPDAAGHTGQLASLDLNTKGETHVD; from the coding sequence ATGATCGTAACCATCGCACGCATGGCCATACCCGCAGCTCTCCTCGCCTACTCGGCGTGGAGCGCCGCGGACGCGCTGCCGAACGTCGGTGCGCAAATAGAGCAGGCGCATTGGACCGCCGAATCCTGGTTCGACGGAAAAGCATCCGCCGCCATCGACTCGACGTGGAGCGATGCGCTGCCGCACCGGGACTTTGCCTCCGGGATCGTCGGCGCCGGGCGCTGGCTGGCCCTTGGCGAAGGCAAGGACGGTGTGGTGCCCGGCCGCGACGGCTGGCTGTTCACCGCAGAAGAAGCCCGCTCCATGCCGGAGCCGCTGTCGGCAAGCCTCGCCCGCATCGCGGTCCTGGAAGAGACGCTGAACGAAATGGGCGTCTCTCTCACGATCGTCCCACTTGCGGCCAAGGCCGACATCTACCGCGACGAAACCCGCAACCCGTCGATGGCCAATGACCTCGAGGCCCGCTACGACCAGGTGCTCGCCTCGCTGCGGGCGATGGGGATGGACACCATCGACAGCCGGACCGCACTGGTGAGCGAAGCCGAGGTGTCGCAGGTCTTCTACGCGTCCGACACGCACTGGACACGCGACGGTGCAGCAGCGGTGGCGCGGGCAATCGCCGCGGATCTTCCGGGCGGCGACACCGTGTTCGAGCCCGTCGAAACCGAGACAGTGGCGTTCCATGGTGATCTGACCAAGTTCATCACCACCGAGGCGTACGCCAACGCAATCGGACTCAAGGAAGAGACCGCACGCCTGTTCAAAGCCGAGGCCGCCGCTTCGGAAGATGGAGCGGATATCTTCGGCTCCGGCGACGATCTCTTCGCGGCCTCCGCCCTGCCGACCGTGCTGGTCGGGACCTCCTATTCGGCGAACCCCGACTGGTCTTTCCAGGAAAGCCTGAAGATCGCGATGCAGAGCGACATCGTGAACTACGCCGAAGAGGGACGCGGGCCCGTGAAGCCTTTCCTCAAGATGCTCGCCGACCCAGCGTTCCGCGATACGCCGCCGCAGCGCGTCATCTGGGAAATTCCCGTGCGCTACCTGTCCGACCCCAGCATCTGGGAGCCGGAAGAGGCGCAGAAGGATCAGCCGATCCTCGCGGGCGGAATGCTGACCGACGAGTTGGCGCGCATCGACGCAGACGCGCCGGTGAGCCTGCAGGCCGCCGCGCCCGACGCCGCGGGCCATACCGGCCAACTGGCCTCGCTCGATCTGAACACCAAAGGAGAAACCCATGTCGACTGA
- a CDS encoding glycosyltransferase, with amino-acid sequence MARIAAHITYLAVLVWLSVLVLGADISSVSKGLVVVGLIGIWRYSWAAVNFTRAAIYLNYVFPRLRARAEKAYGALPAPAHAYFLVTSFKIEPDVTTRVYRSIFRAAAASRGGATIVVSVVDLADETLIRKIWDLMPRDVDLSRVQLHLDRIPGTGKRDALARSYRLISRMSPTRHDVVVVADGDTCVPVDIVETSAPFFTDPRVGALTTDEIAETPEPGLFRDWYNLRFSQRQMMMSSQGLSGRVLTLTGRMSVFRADLLTDPGFIAQVESDSIEHWRLGTVKFLTGDDKSTWFWLLSNGYLMRYLPDVASVSMESQPKPGFMDSAITLMVRWFGNMLRTNGRALALSTSTIGYYTKWALLDQRLGIWTTIAGPLSVIWGTLFIDVMVLPAYVAWVLFTRYVFCWILSLVREPGFPITYPFLLWFSQIFGATVKSYILFRLDRQRWTRQPGGSAGKAARPPLGQRVRAYSSTYVHSLALGWLALATLFLSGVLR; translated from the coding sequence ATGGCCCGGATCGCTGCGCATATTACCTACCTCGCGGTTCTGGTCTGGCTGAGCGTGTTAGTGCTCGGTGCCGATATCAGTTCTGTCTCGAAGGGCCTCGTGGTTGTCGGTCTGATCGGCATCTGGCGCTACAGCTGGGCGGCGGTGAATTTCACCCGCGCAGCGATCTATCTCAACTACGTCTTCCCGCGCCTCCGGGCGCGGGCGGAAAAAGCCTACGGCGCGCTGCCCGCGCCGGCCCATGCCTATTTTCTTGTGACCTCCTTCAAGATCGAGCCGGATGTGACCACACGCGTCTATCGGTCGATCTTCCGTGCCGCGGCTGCATCGCGAGGCGGGGCAACGATCGTGGTCTCGGTCGTGGACCTTGCCGACGAGACGCTGATCCGGAAAATCTGGGACCTGATGCCCCGGGACGTGGATCTGTCGAGGGTCCAGCTGCACCTCGACAGGATACCGGGCACCGGCAAGCGTGATGCCCTTGCGCGCTCCTATCGACTGATCTCCAGGATGAGCCCGACCCGGCATGACGTCGTGGTGGTGGCAGATGGCGACACCTGCGTCCCGGTCGATATCGTCGAGACCTCGGCCCCTTTCTTCACCGATCCGCGGGTGGGGGCACTGACGACCGACGAGATCGCGGAAACGCCTGAACCGGGCCTGTTCCGCGATTGGTACAACCTTCGCTTCTCGCAGCGGCAGATGATGATGTCCTCGCAAGGCCTGTCCGGACGGGTGCTGACCTTGACCGGGCGCATGTCGGTGTTCCGCGCCGATCTGCTGACCGATCCGGGCTTCATCGCACAGGTGGAATCCGACAGTATCGAACACTGGCGCCTCGGCACTGTTAAGTTCCTGACCGGAGACGACAAATCCACCTGGTTCTGGTTGCTCTCCAACGGGTATCTGATGCGCTACCTGCCGGATGTCGCCTCGGTCTCGATGGAAAGCCAGCCCAAGCCCGGCTTCATGGACAGTGCGATAACGCTGATGGTGCGCTGGTTCGGCAACATGCTGCGGACCAACGGCCGGGCGCTGGCGCTGAGCACTTCGACCATCGGATACTACACCAAGTGGGCGCTTCTCGATCAGCGCTTGGGCATCTGGACGACCATCGCGGGTCCCTTGTCCGTGATCTGGGGAACGCTCTTCATCGATGTGATGGTCCTGCCAGCCTATGTCGCGTGGGTCCTGTTCACCCGCTACGTGTTTTGCTGGATCCTCTCGCTAGTCCGCGAACCTGGGTTTCCGATCACCTACCCGTTCCTGCTTTGGTTCAGCCAGATCTTCGGAGCGACCGTCAAGAGCTACATCCTCTTCCGGCTCGACCGTCAGAGATGGACGCGCCAGCCGGGGGGCAGCGCCGGCAAGGCGGCCCGTCCTCCTCTCGGACAGCGCGTTCGGGCCTACTCCTCGACCTACGTTCACTCTCTGGCACTGGGCTGGCTTGCCCTGGCCACCCTGTTCCTCTCCGGCGTCCTGCGCTGA
- a CDS encoding mannose-1-phosphate guanylyltransferase — protein sequence MTHRIIPTILCGGMGSRLWPMSRVDQPKQFQSVNGAGSNTFFQETMLRHHVEGFGDPIVVTNAKQTAIVARQMRSIGMDATIVGEPIGRNTGPAVLAAALFALRKDPDALLLVLPSDHIITGDINRIIISMADAADNGRIITFGVEPSYPETGYGYITDGGAFGNYAGLHHVSKFIEKPPLEDATALLDAGGSYWASGISMLRADLLVSEFARYDQGTLAAVSEAVAKAHFDELGASILEELAFVRSSNEPTERLIFERSDRISLAPLPGIKWDDVGAWNSVHSISEKAGNGNVTQGDVITHETSNSLIRSEDRLVAVIGLDDVIVIDTPDALLLASREHSQDVKKIVEQLKERKRVEVASHRRRDMPWGQIERLRDTGSYEMDMLSVEKGGKLKVNGTGRGLSILTAVSGNAECELPSGVKRLNAGVSVIIDPDYSMPLVNDGEEPFLLLHVTVPDLTALAEQAAEVAKTAAEIEELGQIESKLDGMTADSAPDGSLSAA from the coding sequence ATGACCCATCGTATCATTCCAACGATTCTTTGCGGCGGCATGGGCTCGCGCCTCTGGCCGATGTCCCGTGTCGATCAGCCCAAGCAATTCCAGTCCGTCAATGGGGCAGGTTCCAACACGTTCTTCCAGGAGACGATGCTGCGCCATCACGTCGAGGGGTTCGGTGACCCGATCGTCGTCACGAACGCCAAGCAGACTGCCATCGTGGCCCGTCAGATGCGGAGCATCGGCATGGACGCGACCATCGTCGGCGAGCCGATCGGCCGGAACACCGGCCCGGCGGTGCTGGCGGCAGCGCTCTTTGCCCTGCGCAAAGATCCGGATGCTCTGCTGCTGGTTCTGCCGTCCGATCACATCATCACCGGCGACATCAACCGCATCATCATTTCGATGGCGGATGCTGCCGACAACGGCCGCATCATCACCTTCGGTGTCGAGCCCAGCTATCCGGAAACGGGCTACGGCTACATCACCGATGGCGGTGCTTTCGGGAATTATGCCGGTCTGCATCACGTCTCGAAGTTCATCGAGAAGCCGCCCCTGGAAGACGCAACCGCGCTTCTGGATGCCGGCGGATCCTATTGGGCGTCGGGCATCTCCATGCTGCGCGCCGATCTTCTGGTCAGCGAATTTGCCCGCTACGATCAGGGCACGCTCGCGGCGGTCTCCGAAGCGGTGGCCAAGGCGCATTTCGATGAGCTTGGTGCGTCGATCCTCGAGGAGCTGGCCTTTGTGCGCTCGTCGAATGAACCGACCGAACGTCTGATCTTCGAGCGCTCCGACCGCATTTCGCTGGCACCTCTGCCGGGGATCAAGTGGGACGACGTCGGTGCGTGGAACTCGGTTCACTCGATTTCCGAGAAGGCCGGCAACGGCAATGTCACCCAAGGCGATGTCATCACCCACGAGACGTCCAATTCGCTGATCCGTTCCGAGGATCGCCTGGTTGCCGTGATCGGTCTTGATGACGTGATCGTTATCGACACGCCGGACGCGCTGCTGCTGGCAAGTCGCGAGCATAGCCAGGACGTCAAGAAGATTGTCGAGCAGCTCAAGGAGCGCAAGCGGGTCGAGGTTGCAAGCCACCGCCGCCGTGACATGCCGTGGGGCCAGATCGAGCGTCTGCGCGACACCGGCAGCTACGAAATGGACATGCTGAGCGTCGAGAAGGGCGGCAAGCTGAAGGTGAACGGAACCGGCCGCGGGCTCTCGATCCTGACGGCGGTTTCGGGGAATGCCGAATGCGAGCTGCCCAGCGGCGTGAAGCGCCTGAACGCGGGTGTCTCGGTCATCATCGATCCGGACTATTCCATGCCGCTGGTCAATGACGGTGAAGAACCCTTCCTTTTGCTGCATGTCACCGTCCCCGATCTGACGGCGCTCGCCGAGCAAGCTGCCGAGGTCGCGAAGACCGCAGCCGAGATCGAGGAACTTGGCCAGATCGAGTCGAAGCTTGACGGCATGACCGCCGACAGCGCTCCCGACGGATCGCTCAGCGCGGCCTGA
- a CDS encoding nucleotide sugar dehydrogenase, producing MANIAVIGIGYVGAVSAACLARDGHNVVAVDVDPGKVDAINAGMSPIVEEGLPELIAEVVAAGKLVATTSIAEAVVKTEACFVCVGTPSAPDGSVGLDYVAAACTQLGEAIKAQDTWYSVIMRSTIVPGSMEGTCIPTLEAASGMKAGVDFGVGYYPEFLRESTAIEDHKEPGLIVFGSLDKVTGAFLTALNKDIKGSINSVDLRTAEMVKYTSNSWRAVKVSYANEIGNIAKVNDIDGQLVMKILCSDNKAAMSPYFMRPGFAFGGSCLPKDVRALRALGDAKGLDTPILDAVLVANEAQIKRAEQMIEKSGAKKVGMVGISFKPGTDDLRESPLATLASKLLGDGKEIAVYDPFVNEAYQNNHSAAGRGNDYGLDLKDKMVGSIDDLIATSDIILVGNKYDETVAPLETAMATRPMVDLTRISAKARSNGTYEGICW from the coding sequence CCATCAACGCCGGCATGTCGCCGATCGTTGAAGAGGGCCTTCCGGAACTGATCGCAGAGGTCGTGGCCGCCGGCAAACTTGTCGCGACGACCTCCATCGCCGAAGCGGTTGTGAAGACCGAAGCATGTTTCGTATGTGTCGGAACGCCGTCGGCTCCCGATGGTTCGGTCGGTCTCGACTACGTGGCAGCCGCCTGCACCCAGCTCGGCGAAGCAATCAAGGCTCAGGATACCTGGTATTCGGTCATCATGCGTTCGACAATCGTGCCGGGCTCCATGGAGGGCACCTGCATTCCGACGCTCGAGGCTGCATCAGGGATGAAGGCCGGCGTTGATTTCGGCGTGGGTTACTATCCTGAATTCCTGAGAGAGTCGACAGCTATTGAAGATCATAAAGAGCCCGGACTCATCGTCTTTGGGTCTCTCGACAAGGTTACGGGTGCATTCCTGACCGCGCTCAACAAGGATATCAAAGGGTCGATAAATTCCGTTGATCTGCGTACCGCGGAAATGGTGAAATACACCTCCAATTCCTGGCGTGCTGTAAAAGTATCCTACGCGAACGAAATCGGAAATATCGCGAAGGTGAATGATATTGACGGGCAGCTGGTGATGAAAATCCTGTGCTCCGACAATAAAGCCGCGATGAGCCCGTATTTCATGCGTCCCGGCTTCGCCTTCGGCGGATCGTGCCTGCCGAAAGATGTTCGCGCCCTGCGTGCACTGGGCGATGCGAAGGGGCTCGATACGCCGATCCTCGATGCGGTTCTGGTCGCCAATGAGGCGCAGATCAAACGCGCAGAGCAGATGATCGAGAAGAGCGGGGCCAAGAAGGTCGGCATGGTGGGCATCAGCTTCAAGCCCGGTACCGACGATCTGCGTGAAAGCCCGCTGGCGACGCTGGCGTCGAAGCTTCTTGGAGATGGTAAGGAGATCGCGGTCTACGATCCCTTCGTCAACGAGGCCTATCAGAACAATCACTCGGCGGCCGGCCGCGGCAACGACTATGGCCTCGACCTGAAGGACAAGATGGTCGGCAGCATCGACGACCTGATCGCTACCAGCGACATCATTCTTGTCGGCAACAAATACGACGAGACCGTTGCTCCGCTGGAGACGGCAATGGCAACGCGTCCGATGGTCGATCTCACCCGGATTTCGGCGAAGGCCCGGTCCAACGGCACCTACGAGGGGATCTGCTGGTAA